One stretch of Lagenorhynchus albirostris chromosome 13, mLagAlb1.1, whole genome shotgun sequence DNA includes these proteins:
- the C1GALT1C1L gene encoding LOW QUALITY PROTEIN: C1GALT1-specific chaperone 1-like protein (The sequence of the model RefSeq protein was modified relative to this genomic sequence to represent the inferred CDS: inserted 6 bases in 4 codons; substituted 1 base at 1 genomic stop codon): MLEITDGFCYECTVSFFKGTLVGRICCVLITMFGPITIRHXDKTQDHKHHHLHPPNTKDFLNISEVEHTELSKSICIYSTILVEPNDEYYWAVLKETXAKHCDKTERYSTKNDGLFKIKNDMWTQIRKRYKYVFGKHGNNDNWFFPPHPTTFTVIENXKYLLFTRDASQPFYLGHNITSGDLEYVTMGEEIVLSIEXMKRLNRLLNKSEKCADQSVIWKLSEDKQLAVCLKYAGVLAENAEDSEGRTLFINTKXTACLIQETMSSNPQQVAEACCSDMAITFSRLTPEKMIVMMDGVCQLRAFGHYFNDTRIFLPSNGSENDRGLGNNRTVLSRSA, encoded by the exons ATGTTAGAAATCACTG ATGGTTTCTGTTATGAGTGtactgtatcattttttaagggTACACTGGTTGGGAGAATTTGCTGTGTTTTGATAACTATGTTTGGGCCAATTACCATTCGACA AGATAAAACTCAAGACCATAAGCATCATCACCTTCACCCACCTAACacaaaagatttcttaaacatttcagaAGTGGAACACACGGAGCTCAGTAAAAGTATCTGTATTTACTCTACCATCCTTGTAGAACCCAATGATGAGTATTATTGGGCTGTACTGAAAGAGACTTAGGCCAAACACTGTGACAAAACAGAGCGCTACAGTACTAAAAATGATGGTTTGTTTAAGATAAAAAACGACATGTGGACACAGATAAGGAAAAGGTACAAATATGTCTTTGGGAAGCATGGCAACAACGACAACTGGTTCTTTCCTCCACATCCCACTACATTTACTGTCATTGAAAA AAAGTATCTTCTGTTTACTAGGGATGCATCACAACCTTTCTATCTGGGCCACAATATAACGTCTGGTGACCTTGAATATGTGACTATGGGAGAAGAAATTGTTTTAAGTATAG CTATGAAAAGACTTAACAGACTTCTGAATAAGTCTGAAAAGTGTGCAGATCAAAGTGTGATTTGGAAGTTATCTGAAGATAAGCAACTGGCAGTCTGCCTGAAATATGCAGGAGTTCTTGCAGAAAATGCAGAGGATTCCGAAGGAAGAACTCTATTTATAAATACAA CTACTGCATGTCTTATTCAAGAGACAATGTCTAGTAACCCTCAGCAAGTAGCAGAAGCCTGCTGTTCAGATATGGCTATTACTTTTAGTAGACTGACTCCCGAGAAGATGATAGTAATGATGGATGGTGTGTGCCAGCTCAGGGCATTTGGACATTATTTCAATGACACACGGATTTTCTTGccttcaaatggttcagaaaatgaCAGAGGGCTGGGAAATAATAGGACTGTGTTGTCCAGGAGTgcatga